The sequence TGGAACCTGGGTGTCCTGCGGTGGGGTGTAGCACCTTGCCAAAACCAAGGGGAGGTGGGATTTCAGACCCAGACTCTTCCTACACCTGGCTTGGGTTTTTCTTAGGGATTTCTGACAGAGCTGAGAGCATGGTGCCCACAGCCTGCTGGCCCCATGCTACAGCCACAATTAGCTTTCATGGCCATTGATCTTTAGGAAGATTCATGGCAATGCTGTATTTAGTTTGCCTGTGAGCAGTGGCTCAGCATGAGCCACCAGATGACTCAAATCAGGAGGATTCAGCTCTCCTATAGTCAAGTGCTCTGGAAAAGACTTTGCAGTATGAAAGAGAGGTCCTGTAGTTAAGAGAGCATGTTTCCTACCCTGGCATACAGAATAAAGCCATGGAACCTGTTTCTTTCACTCTTGCCtagcaaaaagaaattgctttcaCTTAAAAGCAGTTTCCTAAAGTGCAGAAAACCAATGCAGCTCTGGATCAGAAGTTAAGCCCAGCTTTCCTGCCAGCAGTCCTGTGCAGTTGCTACTAAGAGCATCTCAAACTACAGGTGCTCTGTGGAACTTCCATCCTTCATAATGTCTCTTTAGTTTATTACTAAGGTTTCTGCGTGCCGGCAGCAATGAAGGCTGAGATGTCGCTGGTGGGAAGCCAAGGCATTGTCTCGGCCACCGAGGTCCTCATCGCAGCTACCATCTTCTGCCTGGTCTTCCTGCTCATCCAGTCCCTCCGGCAGCACGTGCCCAAGGGGCTGAAGAGCCCCCCAGGACCCAGAGGCTACCCCATCCTCGGCAACGTGCTGGAGCTGAGGAAGGACACACACCTGGCCCTGACCAGGCTGAGCCAGAAGTATGGGGATGTGATGGAGGTCAGGATCGGCACCCGGCCCGTCCTGGTGTTGAGTGGGTTGGACACCATCAGGCAAGCATTGGTGAAGCAAGGAGAAGACTTCATGGGACGCCCTGACCTCCATAGCTTCCAATATATTTCCAATGGCCAGAGCCTGGCCTTTAGCCCTGACTCAGGGGAGGTGTGGAAAGCCCGCAGAAAGCTGGCCCAGAATGCCCTGAAGACCTTCTCCatttcccccagccccacctcctcctccacctgTCTCCTGGAGGAGCATGTCTCCAAGGAGGCTGACTACCTGGTCACCAAGTTCCTGCAGCTGATGGATGAGGAGAAGAGCTTTGACCTTAACCAGTACCTGGTGGTTTCTGTGGCCAATGTCATCTGTGCCATGTGCTTTGGCAAGCGTTATGACCACAATGACCAAGAGCTGCTCAGCTTGGTGAACCTCAACAATGAATTTGGGGATGTGGCTGCTTCTGGCAACCCCGCTGACTTCATCCCCGTGCTCCAGTATCTTCCCAGCCGCACCATGCAGCTCTTTAAGGACATCAACAGGCGTTTCAGCTTCTTTGTGCAAAAAATTGTCCGGGAGCATTACACCAGCTTTGATAAGGTAAGAGGTTGGATGTGGGTGCCTATAATTGGTTGCCTGCCTGGCAATGGGGGGAAGAAGATACTCCCTTgtcccccccgcctctccccagAAAAGCTCCTTGGAGCTTTGAAACCTGCAGTTAATCACCCCAGGAGCCAGCAATGGCTGGGGGATGGATGTTTTCCCAGCCCTGGGTGTCCATGATGTCCCTGACCCACCAGCTCTTCTCCAGGAGCACATCCGGGACATCACAGACTCGCTGATTGAACACTGCCAGGAGAAGAGCACAGGGGAGGACGCCCGTGTCCCGCTCTCCAATGAGAAGATCATCAGCATCGTCAACGACCTCTTTGGGGCAGGCAAGAACATTTCTGAGGGTAAAGCCTCTCTGCTGGGAGGCTGGGTGAGGGAAGGGGGGTTGTCAGGGTGAGACCCTGGCtgtgcttgggtgtttggagctgctgctgggtgctttCCTGAGTGGTGACCAGAGCAGATGTCTTTTTCAGTGACAGGAATTGTCATGTGGCAAACATTTAGAGTGATGGGGTCTGTAAATACCTGTTCACTTGTAACTAAATTTGGTAACTAAATGCCTTTTTCATGTCCATCCAGGCTTTGACACTGTGGCAACTGCCTTATCC is a genomic window of Pelecanus crispus isolate bPelCri1 chromosome 7, bPelCri1.pri, whole genome shotgun sequence containing:
- the LOC104031787 gene encoding cytochrome P450 1A4-like; this translates as MKAEMSLVGSQGIVSATEVLIAATIFCLVFLLIQSLRQHVPKGLKSPPGPRGYPILGNVLELRKDTHLALTRLSQKYGDVMEVRIGTRPVLVLSGLDTIRQALVKQGEDFMGRPDLHSFQYISNGQSLAFSPDSGEVWKARRKLAQNALKTFSISPSPTSSSTCLLEEHVSKEADYLVTKFLQLMDEEKSFDLNQYLVVSVANVICAMCFGKRYDHNDQELLSLVNLNNEFGDVAASGNPADFIPVLQYLPSRTMQLFKDINRRFSFFVQKIVREHYTSFDKEHIRDITDSLIEHCQEKSTGEDARVPLSNEKIISIVNDLFGAGFDTVATALSWSLMYVALYPDIQKKIQEELDQTVGGERRPRLSDRGMLPYTEAFILEMFRHSSFLPFTIPHSTTKATVLNGYYIPKDTCVFINQWQVNHDEKLWKDPSTFNPERFLNATGTEISRTESDKVMAFGLGKRRCIGESIGRWEVFLFLATMLQQLEFSLRPGEEVDITPQYGLTMKYKKCECFQIKKRFPMKSSP